A single region of the Lacipirellulaceae bacterium genome encodes:
- a CDS encoding Ig-like domain-containing protein, translating into MSAFGRGWLGRSNSRELAKGPRRKAGRAVRQPDTTKLGVEQLEDRRMLAVLIGPGDDFEARNDQAPPGGQVLAGEPAITIQDFALNDGAGDTRDTFRYTAPVTGKLLINAVASNFVANEFAIDVQDSTGASLLGGAALANNRVILPIEEGSQYWVVATDTIANGTGGFYNVELIATDAPTPASVSLDPSSDTGVSNSDNVTSDNTPRFFIQNDLETFLSTSGGTIIGAIDSNSATGYDTELLATNLATGTTTAIPATRLGLSATWSAQAVAPLADGEYLVSARTQVIDPVGNPVGFSQLSVPIFVTINANTAPIVTADLLPSSDTGMLTNDNVTKINQPAFEGVATAGSTVRLLANGILVGSTVAGSDSSDLALPGSTATDGRGRWEITSEPLADGAYDITVEVEDTAGNVTTVDPQLNVGSVTDVWIDTAQPNTPFLDLTTDSGRSDADEVTNVTLPTFTITADDTPGNSFPSNPFPNDLKYRLYVRPDGNIGQPEILIVDSFLNLGAFTSGGFFTHTVSLNLNNPAGTPFPDGVHDFKLEVEDRAGNISQDFLLEITVDTTRPPVDFGQPAVIGDGLFDGSDTGVVSNPATFGDRITSDTTPTLWGIAEANSTVMLYHDTTGNGFSADDTFLGQTVANPLDGNLALPAGYWQIESALDLKLLNGGDGRVNLLAVGVDVAGNTLPPTATNSDALTIFLDTQGPQIDAVTVAGFPGYDLFDPKPSVNGHSPLINSLNVYIDDLPNRFAADFLYNAIDSNSAEQNGIFQVVGDHVGPVVIDRVFVNNIAPANGLPASAIVTVSFAAPLPDDRYTFSILDQIVDLAGNRLDGESNAIEPTDNPDVGVVGDAVRSGNDIPGGNFVGRFTVDSRPEIGSFVAQNINIDTNGNFIWDPASPLGGDATNTDLKFVMNVADPVTGAVAPGGYGLHDLVFAGQFTNGNAQASGDSFDQLAVFGWSEELDGKRWLIDTDSDGVVTDPDGINVLGAAGDVISTQPVIPGFNIATAIPVAGNFDGNAANGDEIGLYNAGQWAFDVNRDFVISAGEVLVNNGLLGQPIIGDFDGDGLDDAGVFNNNQFFFDMASNGFANFNGNANADQTLNWGYPGVLDRPVAADMDQDGIDDIGLWVPGNTAQDNRPIAEWYFLISNDPLAFNRIAGTINTLNHPFEPVPFGSDLYAEFGDELALPIVGNFDPPVTADDNTGGNPGTQGSNESADFNGDGMTDGFDFLALQRGMGQSEASASQGDANGDGIANSEDTSMWQQEFGQGAPATLVTSGSDLNGDGTVDGGDLSQWDGEFQQGNQEGDFFLTWQRDATPSTSTVSAATAGSSTLDLTGVTGLSVTGVNFSGDASEITEAAFATVNMESSFAAAAPTLAAAVSSPVDEAFAELAAAVEELAEEDEGESLDSIIATLLA; encoded by the coding sequence ATGTCCGCTTTTGGTCGTGGTTGGTTGGGTCGTTCAAATTCTCGTGAGCTAGCAAAAGGACCTCGCCGCAAGGCCGGTCGCGCTGTTCGTCAGCCCGACACGACCAAGTTGGGGGTTGAGCAGTTGGAAGACCGCCGGATGCTGGCGGTGCTGATTGGGCCTGGTGATGATTTCGAAGCGAGAAACGATCAAGCACCTCCGGGTGGGCAAGTCCTCGCAGGTGAACCTGCCATTACCATACAGGACTTTGCCTTGAATGACGGGGCGGGGGATACGCGAGACACTTTTCGCTATACTGCTCCAGTCACAGGTAAACTGCTGATTAACGCTGTTGCCAGCAACTTCGTCGCCAACGAATTCGCGATCGATGTTCAGGATAGTACGGGCGCTTCTCTGCTAGGTGGTGCAGCCCTTGCAAACAATCGAGTTATCCTTCCCATCGAAGAGGGATCACAGTACTGGGTAGTCGCTACCGACACGATCGCTAACGGTACCGGTGGGTTCTACAATGTGGAGTTGATTGCCACTGACGCTCCCACTCCAGCTAGCGTCTCGCTCGACCCGTCTTCTGACACCGGCGTTTCGAATTCTGATAATGTGACCAGCGATAACACACCACGCTTCTTTATTCAGAATGACTTAGAAACGTTCTTAAGCACTTCCGGTGGTACAATTATCGGAGCCATTGATAGTAACAGTGCAACAGGCTACGACACGGAGTTGCTTGCAACGAACTTGGCCACGGGGACCACGACTGCTATTCCGGCGACGAGGTTGGGCTTAAGTGCCACATGGTCAGCCCAAGCCGTAGCGCCTTTGGCTGATGGTGAATACCTCGTTTCCGCTCGCACGCAAGTCATTGATCCAGTAGGTAATCCTGTTGGCTTCTCGCAGCTTTCGGTGCCCATCTTCGTCACCATTAACGCAAACACGGCTCCTATCGTTACGGCAGATCTATTGCCTTCGAGCGATACGGGCATGCTCACCAACGACAACGTAACTAAGATCAATCAGCCTGCGTTCGAGGGCGTTGCTACTGCAGGGAGCACGGTCCGACTTCTCGCGAACGGCATATTGGTTGGCAGCACAGTTGCAGGAAGCGACAGTTCCGATCTGGCCCTGCCGGGTAGCACCGCAACCGATGGGCGAGGGCGCTGGGAGATCACAAGCGAGCCGCTTGCTGATGGAGCGTATGACATCACCGTCGAGGTCGAAGACACTGCCGGCAATGTCACCACCGTGGACCCACAACTGAATGTGGGCAGCGTGACCGATGTGTGGATTGACACGGCTCAGCCGAACACGCCGTTTCTCGATCTGACGACTGACTCGGGACGGAGCGACGCCGACGAAGTCACCAACGTGACTCTGCCGACATTCACGATCACAGCCGACGACACGCCAGGAAACAGCTTCCCGTCAAATCCATTCCCGAATGACCTCAAGTATCGGCTCTATGTTCGTCCTGATGGCAACATCGGTCAGCCGGAAATCTTGATTGTCGATTCGTTCCTCAATCTGGGAGCGTTTACCTCGGGCGGTTTCTTCACGCACACGGTTTCTCTCAATCTGAACAACCCCGCTGGCACGCCGTTTCCAGATGGCGTCCATGACTTCAAACTAGAGGTCGAAGATCGTGCAGGAAACATTTCTCAAGACTTCCTCTTAGAAATTACCGTCGACACGACGAGGCCTCCGGTCGACTTTGGGCAGCCGGCAGTGATAGGTGATGGCCTATTCGACGGCAGTGATACGGGCGTCGTTAGCAACCCAGCGACTTTTGGTGACCGCATTACTAGCGATACAACACCCACGTTGTGGGGCATCGCTGAGGCAAATTCAACGGTCATGCTCTATCACGACACGACCGGAAATGGTTTCTCTGCGGACGATACTTTCCTTGGCCAAACCGTGGCCAATCCTTTGGACGGTAATCTTGCCTTACCCGCGGGATACTGGCAGATCGAATCAGCTCTCGACCTGAAACTCCTCAACGGCGGCGACGGTCGAGTGAACCTGTTGGCTGTGGGAGTCGATGTTGCTGGAAACACGCTGCCCCCAACAGCGACGAATTCTGACGCGCTAACGATTTTCCTCGACACGCAAGGCCCACAGATTGATGCGGTCACCGTAGCAGGTTTCCCCGGTTATGACTTGTTTGACCCGAAGCCGTCGGTTAACGGCCATAGCCCATTGATAAACTCGTTGAACGTCTACATTGATGATTTGCCAAATCGCTTTGCTGCCGACTTCCTCTATAACGCGATCGACTCAAACTCGGCAGAACAAAACGGCATCTTCCAAGTTGTGGGAGATCACGTCGGTCCGGTCGTGATTGATCGGGTCTTTGTCAACAATATTGCTCCCGCCAACGGATTACCTGCTTCGGCAATCGTCACGGTATCTTTTGCAGCCCCGCTTCCTGACGATCGCTATACATTCAGCATACTGGATCAAATCGTTGATCTAGCCGGCAATCGGCTCGATGGAGAATCTAATGCGATTGAACCAACCGATAACCCTGATGTGGGTGTTGTCGGCGATGCGGTCCGCAGTGGCAATGACATTCCTGGAGGGAATTTCGTGGGCCGGTTTACCGTAGATAGCCGCCCAGAGATCGGCTCATTCGTCGCTCAGAACATCAACATCGACACCAACGGCAACTTCATCTGGGACCCGGCAAGTCCGCTGGGTGGTGATGCAACAAATACCGATCTCAAGTTCGTGATGAACGTCGCCGATCCCGTTACCGGTGCGGTTGCACCGGGAGGCTACGGATTGCACGATCTGGTCTTTGCTGGCCAATTCACTAATGGTAACGCCCAGGCGTCAGGCGATTCGTTCGACCAACTCGCAGTATTCGGCTGGTCGGAGGAGCTAGACGGGAAGCGTTGGCTAATCGACACCGACAGCGACGGTGTCGTGACCGATCCTGACGGCATCAATGTTCTTGGCGCTGCAGGTGATGTCATCAGCACGCAGCCAGTCATTCCCGGCTTCAACATTGCAACAGCAATTCCCGTGGCAGGCAACTTCGATGGTAACGCAGCCAATGGCGATGAGATTGGGCTCTACAACGCTGGACAATGGGCGTTTGATGTAAATCGCGACTTTGTCATTTCAGCGGGTGAAGTTCTCGTCAATAACGGCTTACTTGGGCAGCCGATCATTGGTGATTTTGACGGTGATGGCCTCGACGATGCTGGGGTTTTCAACAACAACCAATTCTTCTTCGACATGGCATCCAACGGATTCGCCAACTTCAATGGAAACGCCAATGCCGACCAGACGCTCAACTGGGGGTACCCCGGCGTACTTGATCGCCCCGTCGCCGCCGACATGGATCAAGACGGCATCGACGATATCGGCTTGTGGGTTCCAGGTAATACGGCACAGGACAACCGTCCGATTGCTGAGTGGTACTTTCTGATCTCGAATGATCCGCTTGCGTTCAATCGTATAGCTGGAACGATCAATACGCTGAACCATCCCTTCGAGCCCGTACCTTTCGGAAGCGATCTCTACGCGGAGTTCGGTGATGAGTTGGCTCTCCCAATCGTCGGCAACTTCGACCCACCAGTCACGGCCGACGACAACACTGGCGGTAACCCTGGAACGCAAGGCTCAAACGAGTCCGCCGACTTCAACGGCGATGGAATGACTGACGGCTTCGATTTCCTTGCCCTCCAACGTGGTATGGGACAATCGGAAGCTTCTGCCTCACAAGGTGACGCAAACGGCGATGGCATTGCCAATAGCGAAGACACCTCCATGTGGCAGCAAGAGTTTGGCCAAGGCGCGCCCGCAACTCTCGTAACGTCGGGTTCTGACTTGAATGGCGATGGCACCGTCGATGGCGGGGACCTGAGCCAATGGGACGGCGAGTTCCAGCAAGGCAACCAGGAGGGCGATTTCTTCCTCACATGGCAGCGTGATGCGACTCCTTCCACTTCAACCGTGAGCGCAGCCACGGCAGGTAGTTCGACACTCGACCTGACGGGTGTCACCGGGCTTTCGGTCACTGGAGTGAACTTCTCCGGCGATGCCAGCGAAATCACCGAGGCCGCCTTCGCCACGGTGAATATGGAGAGTAGCTTCGCTGCAGCCGCTCCAACTCTCGCCGCGGCTGTCAGCTCACCGGTTGACGAAGCCTTTGCCGAGTTGGCCGCTGCTGTGGAAGAGTTGGCCGAGGAAGACGAAGGCGAATCGCTTGATTCGATCATCGCCACATTGCTGGCCTGA
- a CDS encoding ABC transporter ATP-binding protein, producing the protein MHAENGSTSQASGQPLSSRQRFEDYRASFSANDPQQTSEHGHSNGHHSKKKKRERSAFELLRRFLLIIRDHWGSLAFALATLTAATILALIPPAATKFVVDNVLGEKPLPEYFPTWVPRDPWPLLVTIIVSVIVISLLKIVLHIWGRWHATRITKLTQLTVRKQVFDQALRLPLHRVQELKSGGAASVLRQDAGSVGELIFGMIYNPWRAIIQLLGSMLILAFVDWRLLLGALVLVPLVYYSHRTWISRIRPQFRGVRAQREEVDALATESFGGMRVVRAFSRQRAETNRIMRGNHLLGRQELFAWWWMRAVEIVWEALVPIASGALLLYGGYRVLQGELSLGDLMMFLVYLLMLLGPLAVLAQSAAAFQNSLSGFDRVLDLLDEPREMQPVATENLAEGRKIRRKEFVGYLALENVSFRYPNSESFAVQDVSLEVTPGETIALVGPSGAGKTTLCNLVARFYDPTAGLLRLDGRDLRELDVESYRSLIGIVEQDVFLFDGTIAANIGYANRNAGESEIRRAAEIANALEYIEDLPEGFASIIGERGVKLSGGQRQRLAIARAVLADPCILIMDEATSNLDTESERMIQRSLQTVTRDRTCFIIAHRLSTVAHADRIVVLEGGRIVEIGNHASLVQSGGRYREMVELQTRPAES; encoded by the coding sequence ATGCACGCAGAAAACGGAAGCACCTCACAGGCGAGTGGCCAGCCTCTCTCTAGCCGCCAGCGGTTCGAAGACTATCGAGCAAGTTTCTCCGCCAACGATCCTCAACAGACTAGTGAGCACGGCCATTCCAACGGTCATCACAGCAAGAAGAAGAAACGCGAGCGTTCTGCCTTCGAGTTACTCCGTCGATTTCTCTTAATCATCCGCGATCATTGGGGCAGTTTGGCATTCGCCTTAGCGACGCTAACAGCCGCCACCATCCTGGCTTTAATTCCCCCGGCTGCCACCAAGTTTGTTGTGGATAATGTGCTCGGAGAGAAGCCGCTGCCTGAGTATTTTCCGACTTGGGTGCCACGCGACCCTTGGCCGCTGCTGGTGACGATAATCGTGAGCGTGATTGTGATTTCCCTGCTCAAGATCGTCCTCCACATTTGGGGGCGTTGGCATGCGACGCGGATCACGAAGCTCACCCAGCTGACCGTCCGTAAGCAAGTTTTCGATCAGGCGTTAAGGCTTCCGCTCCACAGGGTTCAAGAATTGAAGTCCGGCGGAGCAGCCAGCGTGCTTCGCCAAGACGCTGGGAGTGTCGGTGAGCTGATCTTCGGGATGATCTACAACCCCTGGCGGGCGATCATCCAGCTCTTGGGGAGCATGTTGATTCTTGCCTTTGTCGATTGGCGATTGTTGCTGGGAGCGCTGGTTCTTGTGCCGCTGGTTTACTACTCGCATCGCACCTGGATCAGCCGAATTCGTCCCCAATTCCGCGGCGTGCGTGCTCAGCGCGAGGAAGTCGATGCGCTCGCGACGGAGTCCTTCGGCGGTATGCGCGTGGTGCGGGCGTTCAGTCGTCAGCGGGCTGAAACAAATCGCATCATGCGAGGCAATCACTTACTGGGTAGGCAGGAACTGTTCGCTTGGTGGTGGATGCGTGCCGTAGAAATCGTTTGGGAAGCACTCGTGCCCATCGCTTCCGGAGCCCTGTTGCTCTATGGCGGGTATCGGGTGCTTCAAGGCGAACTCAGCCTTGGCGATCTGATGATGTTTCTGGTTTACCTGCTGATGCTGCTTGGCCCACTTGCCGTGCTAGCGCAAAGTGCGGCCGCTTTCCAGAATAGTCTCTCAGGTTTTGACCGAGTGCTCGACCTGCTCGACGAACCACGAGAAATGCAGCCAGTGGCTACAGAAAATTTGGCAGAAGGGAGAAAGATCCGACGCAAGGAGTTTGTAGGGTACCTAGCCCTTGAGAATGTGAGCTTCCGATACCCCAACTCGGAGTCTTTTGCTGTGCAAGACGTCTCATTGGAGGTAACCCCAGGCGAGACAATTGCCTTGGTCGGACCGAGCGGTGCCGGAAAGACCACGTTATGCAACTTGGTCGCTCGCTTCTACGACCCGACAGCAGGTCTCTTGAGGCTCGATGGACGCGACTTGCGCGAACTCGACGTCGAAAGTTATCGCTCGCTGATCGGCATCGTCGAGCAGGATGTTTTTCTCTTCGATGGCACGATCGCGGCGAATATCGGTTACGCAAATCGCAATGCTGGGGAGTCAGAGATTCGCCGGGCAGCGGAGATTGCGAACGCCCTTGAGTATATCGAAGATTTACCAGAAGGATTCGCTTCAATTATCGGCGAACGCGGCGTCAAGCTAAGTGGAGGACAACGGCAACGGCTGGCCATCGCCCGCGCAGTGCTTGCTGACCCTTGCATTCTCATCATGGACGAGGCGACAAGCAATTTGGATACGGAGAGCGAACGAATGATCCAAAGAAGCTTGCAAACAGTCACCCGTGACCGCACCTGTTTTATCATTGCTCACCGGCTAAGCACGGTCGCTCACGCGGACCGAATTGTCGTTTTGGAAGGTGGCCGCATCGTCGAAATAGGAAATCACGCCTCGCTGGTGCAGTCCGGGGGCCGCTATCGTGAAATGGTAGAGCTCCAGACAAGGCCTGCCGAGTCGTGA
- a CDS encoding alpha-L-fucosidase, whose translation MSIALSAGASADPINESQRLARPSAKQIAFADWEVGAFFHYGLNPFTGQEHGDGQEPPSKFNPTELNIEQWILTAKAMGARYAVLTARHEGGFCLWPSKTTDYTIANSPYQHGQGDLVREFTEECRKHGLKVGLYHTAGFNAHEALKDYQGEINSPLDWTTTWGATIGKAFRADPTLRKRFNKIQVEQFRELLTNYGQIDFMWSDHWNAQDPDGVWRAVTDLAEELQPNMVMMGPDTWVPGNETGHVVYPMWNAVKTIDGTKYTRPAAAQTDVSVKNNYGLLETDVLAGHPFGTHWRVRECTTHSAFHYGGWFWHPDDVKKTYPRKTWEHVDLYYRTVGLGANTIINLPPDTRGLIPNDIEAAAKALGDEIRNRFSSPIAELEAPPQSEIVELRWEKPTKINTIVTMENIANGQKIVKYSLEAYVDDQWHPLEPRNKVVAWPPYNGNPSYQTIGHKKIDRVKTIVTNRLRFRCLESVADPVELRSFQVFHCPPIKREYSAAYPYLSGVDTIAETAHNGVFRDTNYRGREISIREKKFDRGLMICPVKSTKQAFADFDLTEFPNAKGLTAIIGIDDLTAGKGSAEFKVQGFVGGEWQPLYESPRLTGRSAGLPIKVDFLPGLEKIRLLTTDGGDGVNSDHAVWADVQFVE comes from the coding sequence TTGAGTATAGCTCTCTCTGCCGGAGCATCCGCTGACCCAATAAATGAGTCTCAACGACTCGCAAGGCCGTCGGCAAAGCAGATCGCCTTCGCCGATTGGGAGGTCGGGGCGTTCTTTCACTACGGTCTCAACCCGTTCACTGGCCAAGAACATGGGGATGGGCAAGAGCCGCCTTCGAAGTTTAATCCCACTGAACTGAATATCGAACAATGGATCCTGACCGCCAAAGCGATGGGGGCCAGGTATGCCGTTCTAACCGCCCGCCATGAAGGGGGGTTCTGCCTTTGGCCTTCAAAGACAACCGATTACACGATCGCCAACAGCCCTTATCAGCATGGCCAGGGCGACCTTGTCCGTGAGTTCACGGAGGAGTGTCGGAAGCATGGCCTGAAGGTCGGACTCTACCACACTGCCGGTTTCAACGCGCATGAGGCATTGAAAGACTATCAGGGAGAGATCAACTCGCCACTCGATTGGACGACCACTTGGGGAGCAACGATCGGGAAAGCGTTTCGGGCAGATCCAACTCTGCGGAAGCGCTTCAACAAGATTCAAGTCGAGCAATTTCGCGAGCTACTGACTAACTACGGACAGATCGACTTCATGTGGTCTGATCACTGGAACGCACAGGATCCCGATGGCGTCTGGCGAGCGGTGACGGACCTCGCAGAAGAGCTCCAACCAAACATGGTCATGATGGGGCCTGATACCTGGGTCCCGGGAAACGAAACGGGGCATGTAGTTTACCCGATGTGGAACGCCGTGAAGACCATCGACGGGACGAAATATACAAGGCCGGCAGCGGCGCAGACCGATGTTTCTGTGAAGAACAATTACGGACTCTTGGAAACCGATGTCCTCGCCGGTCATCCCTTCGGCACCCACTGGCGAGTGAGGGAGTGCACGACACATTCAGCATTCCATTACGGAGGCTGGTTCTGGCATCCTGATGACGTGAAGAAAACCTACCCACGCAAAACCTGGGAACATGTCGATCTTTATTATCGCACGGTAGGTTTGGGAGCGAATACGATTATCAACTTGCCACCCGACACACGCGGTCTAATTCCCAATGACATTGAAGCGGCTGCGAAGGCGCTGGGCGATGAGATTCGAAATCGTTTCTCCTCTCCCATCGCAGAATTGGAGGCACCACCGCAGAGCGAGATCGTCGAGTTGCGTTGGGAAAAGCCAACGAAGATCAACACGATCGTAACGATGGAAAACATTGCCAACGGGCAAAAGATCGTGAAGTACTCGCTTGAAGCTTACGTCGACGATCAGTGGCATCCGCTAGAGCCGCGTAACAAAGTCGTCGCTTGGCCTCCGTACAATGGCAATCCTAGCTATCAAACGATTGGCCATAAAAAAATCGATCGCGTGAAGACCATCGTGACCAACCGCCTCCGATTTCGCTGCCTGGAGTCTGTCGCAGATCCGGTGGAGTTGCGAAGCTTTCAGGTATTTCATTGTCCACCAATCAAGCGTGAGTATTCCGCTGCTTACCCCTACTTGAGTGGTGTCGACACGATTGCCGAGACGGCGCACAACGGCGTGTTTCGCGATACGAATTATCGAGGGCGAGAGATCTCGATTCGCGAGAAGAAATTCGATCGGGGGCTCATGATTTGCCCGGTGAAGTCGACGAAGCAAGCCTTTGCGGATTTCGATCTGACAGAGTTCCCTAATGCTAAGGGCCTGACAGCGATCATAGGAATCGACGATCTCACTGCGGGCAAGGGTTCCGCTGAGTTCAAAGTGCAGGGTTTCGTTGGAGGAGAGTGGCAACCGCTCTACGAAAGCCCGCGTCTGACGGGAAGATCAGCCGGGCTTCCTATCAAGGTCGACTTTCTTCCTGGTCTCGAGAAAATCCGACTGCTTACCACCGACGGTGGCGACGGTGTGAACTCTGACCACGCGGTTTGGGCGGACGTTCAGTTCGTTGAGTAA
- a CDS encoding mandelate racemase/muconate lactonizing enzyme family protein: MKISLVQTELYYIPLPEVLTDAMHGEMKYFSLIAVRIKTDSGEVGVGYTYTVGKQGGTAVLAMIRDDLAPLLEGHDPRRNELLWEKMQWHLHYVGRGGIASFAMSAVDIALWDLKGKLSGEPLWRLLGGHDNKARVYAGGIDLLLTMDQLARQTDENLDRGFRAIKMKVGRERLSEDVERVAAMRKLLGPDLPLMVDANMKWTAEEAIRASHAFAEHNVYWLEEPVIPDDIAGHRRVLTEGSLPVATGENLHTIYEFEKMIAGGGVSFPEPDVSNIGGITPWLKVAKLAEAHNLPVTTHGVHELHVHLLAAVPNASLLEAHGFGLEGFLHEPVKIEDGWATAPDRPGHGVDFDWEKLDIHRVDIHSLPKIMST; the protein is encoded by the coding sequence ATGAAGATTTCGTTAGTACAAACTGAGCTCTATTATATTCCTCTGCCAGAAGTACTCACCGATGCCATGCATGGTGAGATGAAATACTTCTCCCTGATTGCTGTACGGATCAAGACAGATTCTGGTGAAGTAGGCGTTGGCTACACCTATACTGTCGGCAAGCAGGGCGGCACTGCTGTGCTAGCGATGATCCGGGATGACTTGGCACCGCTGCTCGAGGGACACGACCCTCGGCGGAATGAGTTGCTCTGGGAAAAGATGCAGTGGCATCTCCACTACGTCGGTCGCGGCGGCATTGCTTCGTTTGCGATGTCGGCTGTCGATATCGCCCTGTGGGACCTTAAAGGCAAGCTCTCTGGAGAGCCGCTCTGGCGACTGCTTGGTGGACACGACAACAAGGCACGGGTCTATGCTGGGGGCATCGACCTTCTACTCACCATGGACCAGCTTGCTCGTCAAACGGACGAGAATCTGGACCGTGGATTCCGTGCCATCAAGATGAAGGTCGGCCGCGAACGGCTCTCCGAAGATGTCGAGCGTGTCGCTGCCATGCGGAAGTTATTGGGCCCAGACCTGCCGCTCATGGTGGATGCCAACATGAAGTGGACCGCTGAAGAAGCGATCAGGGCTTCGCACGCATTTGCCGAGCACAACGTCTATTGGCTGGAGGAGCCTGTGATCCCGGATGATATCGCCGGGCATCGCCGCGTACTTACCGAAGGCTCGCTACCAGTGGCCACAGGTGAGAACCTGCACACCATCTACGAGTTTGAGAAGATGATCGCCGGCGGGGGAGTCTCCTTCCCTGAACCTGACGTCTCGAACATCGGTGGTATCACCCCTTGGCTGAAGGTTGCCAAGCTGGCTGAGGCTCACAATCTTCCAGTAACAACCCACGGCGTCCACGAATTGCACGTTCACCTTCTGGCTGCCGTCCCTAATGCTTCTTTGCTTGAGGCCCACGGGTTTGGGCTCGAAGGTTTCTTGCATGAGCCGGTAAAGATCGAAGATGGCTGGGCAACCGCCCCAGATCGTCCAGGGCACGGCGTTGATTTTGATTGGGAAAAGCTCGACATCCACCGCGTGGATATTCATAGCCTCCCCAAGATTATGTCGACCTAG
- a CDS encoding family 43 glycosylhydrolase, translating into MKDSLLCRIVIPLGISLSFLLTFSDQGFAQVDSSHETSMELTDEVIDDLGISNPEKLSAASKRAIKWPKLGNDWYIEFGQVHDLKGDLAYEEGVVRRDPSAVLFEDGKYYVWYSRSTGPSQGFGGNIEVDKVFPWDRCDIWYASSEDGWTWKEEGPAVLRGEKGSYDDRSVFTVEVMKHGGKYYLCYQTVKSPYSVRVKNQVGLSWADSIHGPWTKSEEPILSPADNGIWKGEEQNRFNVVKKGDFDSHKVHDPCILPYNGKFYLYYKGEQMGEKITFGGRQIRHGVAIADKPEGPYVKSPYNPISNSGHEVVVWPYKGGIASLITTDGPERNTLQWSPEGINFEIQAHIKSAPHAIGLNRQLAKNDDPTAILGWGLTHQYRSWDYQHIRRFSSRAVRNHVAKGEKAK; encoded by the coding sequence GTGAAAGACTCGCTCTTGTGTCGTATTGTTATCCCTTTAGGCATCTCGCTCTCTTTTCTCCTAACCTTCTCTGATCAAGGTTTTGCGCAAGTGGATAGTAGCCACGAAACCTCAATGGAGCTCACCGACGAGGTGATTGACGACCTTGGGATCTCCAACCCAGAGAAACTGAGCGCTGCCTCGAAGCGGGCAATCAAATGGCCGAAGCTGGGAAATGATTGGTACATCGAATTTGGACAGGTACACGACCTCAAGGGAGATCTGGCGTATGAAGAAGGCGTCGTGCGACGCGACCCCAGTGCTGTCCTTTTCGAAGATGGAAAGTATTACGTTTGGTACTCGCGAAGCACTGGCCCAAGCCAAGGTTTCGGGGGCAACATCGAAGTCGACAAGGTCTTCCCTTGGGATCGCTGCGATATCTGGTACGCCAGCTCAGAAGATGGTTGGACCTGGAAAGAAGAAGGACCGGCGGTCCTACGCGGCGAGAAAGGGAGCTACGATGATCGGTCGGTTTTCACCGTCGAAGTAATGAAGCACGGAGGCAAGTACTATCTGTGTTACCAAACGGTGAAGTCTCCCTACAGCGTCCGCGTAAAAAACCAAGTCGGGCTCTCCTGGGCAGATTCGATTCACGGCCCATGGACCAAGAGCGAGGAGCCGATCCTTAGCCCTGCCGACAACGGCATCTGGAAAGGCGAGGAGCAGAACCGATTCAACGTCGTCAAGAAGGGCGACTTCGACAGCCACAAAGTGCACGACCCTTGCATCCTGCCCTACAATGGCAAATTCTACCTGTACTACAAAGGCGAGCAGATGGGCGAGAAGATCACCTTCGGTGGTCGCCAGATCCGTCACGGCGTCGCGATAGCGGACAAACCTGAAGGTCCCTACGTGAAGTCGCCCTACAATCCGATCAGTAACAGTGGACACGAAGTCGTCGTCTGGCCGTACAAGGGTGGCATCGCATCGCTCATCACAACTGATGGTCCTGAGCGGAACACCCTGCAATGGTCCCCCGAGGGGATCAACTTCGAGATCCAAGCTCACATCAAGAGCGCCCCTCACGCCATCGGCCTAAATCGCCAGTTGGCCAAGAATGATGACCCGACGGCAATTCTGGGCTGGGGGCTGACCCATCAGTACCGTTCGTGGGATTACCAGCACATCCGACGCTTCTCCTCACGTGCCGTCAGAAACCATGTCGCCAAGGGCGAGAAAGCCAAGTAG